ATTATAAATGGTAAGGCGAGGACCATTGTCCTCGCCGTGGAAACAGAATGTAGGGCGGGTTTGCAACCCGCCATATGATTTTAAGCAAGTTGTCACGCTGAAAGCGTGACAACTACATTAAGCCTTCAATTCAGACGTGCAATTCGGGCATCGGGTGGCTTTGATGGAGATGGTGCTGATGCAGTGCGGGCATTCTTTGGTGGTGGGGTCGGCGGGAGGTGGCGCCTTCTTCAATTTATTCGCAGATCTGACAATGAGGAAGATTATGAAGGCTATGATGAGGAAGTCGATGATGGATTGAATGAACGCCCCGTATTTGACAACTTCCGCAATCGTCAGGTTGCTGAAGTCGATTTTTCCGAGGATCAATCCGACGACCGGCATCAGAATGTCGTTGACCAGCGAACCGACGATCTTCCCAAACGCCGCGCCGATGATGACGCCCACGGCGAGATCGAGCACATTTCCCCGCATCACGAACTCTCTGAATTCCTTGAACATGGAGGATCTCCTTGGATGAATGGTGATGAGACAAAATAAATTGTATGGCAGGGAAGTGGGAATGTCAACGCGGAGAGAAGCGGCTTGAGAGGAATAAAAAGCCAACGGGACCAGGCAGGTTGTTGCAGGCGTGAGGCGCTCCCCTTTTCCTCAGCAAATTGGGGAGAGGTTGTCCGAAAAATAATTACCCAATCCTCCAGTAGGGTATCCGACGATACTTGTGGATGGTTTCATCTAAAAAATCTGACTATACAGGGCGATTCCCGGATGCCCCCGTTGACGCGCCTAAAGAATTAGGTATAATGCTATTTGCTTGATATCGGTTCGCAAATGCCTTTTATCTGATAAAAATAGAAGGAGGTGGTGCGGCAGGCGGTCATGTGTTTGAAGTTTGTGTTGAATGTGAAAGTTAAACCCCAAAATTTTCTTCTTGGAGGAGAAAACAAATGTTACGTAACCGATTGTTTGCTTTGCTCGGTTTGCTTGTGATTGCCAGCATGGCTCTTGCGGCTTGCGGCGCTCCCGCTGCACCTGAAGAAGGTCCCGCTGCCACTGAGGCGGCGCCCGAAGCCACCGAAGCGGCTCCCGCTGAACCCAAGGTGATGGTTGCATGTCTGGCTCAAGAGCCTTCCACGTTGTACTTGTACAGCGAGTCCGCTCTCGTCAAATCCTTCGTCCTCGATGCGATCTATGATGGTTATGCAGGTCCCCTGGGTGGATATGATGCCCGAACCTACGACTATCAATCCGTCTACTATAACCTTTCCACCTTCGACGACACCGCTGAACAGAACACCATCGAGGTTGGAGTCGGCGATGTGGTTTACGATCCCGCCCAGGATGCGGCTGTGCCCCTTGAAGCGGGCATGACCATCTCCATGAACCAGGCAGAAGGCGACCCCGTCGAGGTGACCGTTGAAGAGGGCCAAAAGTACCCGATCGTCCAGATCGTTACCGTCTTCACTCTTGCCGATGGCATGACCTGGGAAGACGGCACCCCGGTGACCACCGCCGATGTGCAGTTCTCCTATGATGTCGGCGCTTCGCCCGACACCCCCAGCGTCAAGTACTTCTACACCACCCAAACCCAGAAGATCGAGATCGTGGATGACTCGACCTACAAGTACTACTTCATGCCGGGCTACACCAGCGGCACATACTTTGTTGATGGTATGATCCATCCATTACCGGCTCACGTATACGGTGAAGGTGGATCCAATCCGTTGACCCCCGCTGAAATGCTCGCCGACGAGAGCGTGAACCGCGCCCCGCTCGCTTTTGGTCCGTTCAAGATGGTCGAATGGGTCGCTGGTGATCACCTCACCGTTGAGAAGAACCCCACGTACTGGCGTGCCGGCGAAGGCTTGCCCAAGCTCGACACCCTCATCTACCGCTTCATACCTGATACCAACCAGCTCATCGCCCAGTTGGCTTCTGGTGAATGTGATTTCGGTACTCAGGATGCCGCGTTCGAAGGCTCCCTGCCCCTCATCCGCCAATTCGAAGCCGAAGGTTTGATGGTGCCTCAGGTTGTGGCTGGTACGGTGTTCGAACACCTCGATTTCAATACCAAACCGGTTGAATCCTATACCGGCGCTGCCGCCACTCTTAAGGCTTCCGACGGTTCCCTCCTGTTCCAGAACGTTGATTTCCGCCACGCGATCGCCTATTGTATCGACCGCCAGGCTGTTGTGGACGCCGCGACCAACGGTGCGGCAGTTGTCCAGCATACTTACACCGCCTCGGATCACCCACTCTATGCCGGTGACGACAACATCACCGTTTACGAGTTTGATCCTGAAAAAGGCAAAGAATTGCTTGCCGGACTCGGTTGGACCGACTCCGATGGCGATGGCATTCTCGATAGCGGCGGTCAAAAACTGTCCTTCATTCACAGCACCCGCGTCAATCCGCTGCGCGAGAAGGTCACCCAGATCGTCCAGGCTCAGTTGAAGGATAACTGCGGCATCGAGACCAAGATCGAAACCTATGGCTCCGAGTACTTTGGTGATGGTCCGGATGGCTTGGTCTTCGGCCGCCAGTATGACTTGGGCGAGTTCGCCTGGTTGACCGGCGTCGAGCCGCCATGCACCCTCTATATCTCTTCACAGGTGCCCAGCGCTGAACTTGGCTGGGGCAACAGCAACAACACCGGCTTCGAGAACGCTGACTTCGACGCCGCGTGCAATGCCGCCACCCAGGCTCTCGACGAAGCCACCAAGGCTGCCGAACATGCCAAAGCCCAGGCAGTGTTTACCGAATACCTGCCCAGCCTGCCTCTGTTTGCCCGCGCCAAGATCCTTGTGACCCGCCCGAACGTCGTGGGCGTGTTGATGGACCCGACCGCGAACAGCGAGTTCTGGAATGTCGAGAACTTCGACTTTGAGAACTAGGAACGACTAGTCGCTAAATTATGGAGGATGGTGGGGAACCACCATCCTCCATTCTGATTATATTAAAGCCATTATTATTATCATGTTTTGCAAGTACAATCCCCTTAATCCGGAAAGGGAGAACAGATATGACCAATTATCTGATTAGACGTTTTGTTCAAATGGGTCTTGTCGTTGTTGCCGCCTCGATGGCAATCTACTTTCTTCTTTGGCTGGCTCCAGGGGGACCGTTGGATGAATTGAAAATCGTGGGGGCGGGGGGACGCGCAAATCAGGGATTTACCGAAGAACAGATCCAGCGCATTTCCGAATATCTTGGCTTGCATCGTGGACCGATCTGGGGATACATTGCCTGGTTGACAGGTGAGGATTGGTTCGATAGCATCGGCAAACCTGAACTTCAGACATCCTCCTGCCGTTCCGTGGAAACGACGTGCAGTCGAGGCGTTTTACGCGGCGATTTTGGCGTTTCGTGGAATGTGGCGCGCGGTTCACCGGTGGCAGACGTGCTGTTGTCCCGCCTGCGGAACACATTGATTTTGATGACGTCTGCCACTATTATTTCCCTGCTGGTGGCTATTCCTATTGGGATTGTTTCAGCGGTCAAACAATATTCGCGGCTCGACTATTTTGTCACGACTTTTTCTTTTTTCGGGACAGCAATGCCAGTATTTTGGTTTGGCTTGATGATGATCATCTTGTTTGGGGGCAACCAATCGCCGTTATATAAGGCGTTCGGCTTCCCGTACCTCCCGACCGGGAATGTCACTCTCGTCCGCAATCCGCTGCCCGGAAGCCTCCTCGAACTGCTCAATGCGACTCCCGGTTCCTCGTTGGATATTGCCGTCCATGCGATTTTACCGACCATCGTCTTATCCCTGCTTTACATGGCTGGATGGAGCCGCTTCATGCGCACCGCCATGCTGGAGGTCCTGCGCCAGGATTATGTGCGCACCGCCCGCGCAAAAGGCTTGCGGGAACGCGTGGTCATTTTGAAACACGCCATGCGTAATGGTTTGATTCCATTGATCACCATTGTGGTTTTTCAAATTCCCGGCATATTTGGCGGTGCGACCATCACCGAGACGGTCTTCAACTGGCCCGGCATGGGTTTTCTGTACGTTCATGCGCTCGGGGCGACCGATTACCCTGTGGCGATGGCATTCCTTTTCATCAGCGCGGTGCTGGTCGTGATCGCATCCTTGATCGGCGACGTCTTATATACCATTGTAGACCCGCGAATTCGTCTCGAATAAATCCCTTCCCATTGGAGATACTTACATGGCGGTTGCTCAACTCGATTCAGAAACCCTCTCGACCATCAAGGAAGAGAGTTGGTTTGTCATTATAGGAAGGCGCTTCATCCGGCACAAATTGGCTGTGGTGGGCATGGTGTTCGTCCTGGTCTTTATCTTCGCGGCCATATTTGCCAATGTCCTCGCTCCCTACGACCCTTATAAGCAAAATCTGGCGCCCTCCTACTCAAACCCCTCGCCGGAACACATCCTGGGCACCGATGAACTCGGCAGGGATGTGTTCAGTCGCCTGTTATATGCTTCACGTATTTCACTTTTCGTGACCGTGTTGGTAAATTTCACAGGCGAGACCATCGGCGTTATCGTCGGGGCAACTTCCGGATATTTCGGCAAATGGGTGGATTCCCTCATCCAGCGCATTGTCGAATTCCTTCTCACTCTCCCCACCCTCCCGCTGCTTCTCTTCTTCTCCGCCATGCTGCGTGGAATTACGATTCCCGGTCTGCCGGATGAATGGTCCAAGGCGATCATTATTTCTCTTGTGTTGATCGCGTTTGGCTGGCTGACCGCCACGCGCCTCGTGCGTGGCATGGTATTGAGCCTGCGCGAACAGGATTTTGTGCAAGCCGCGCGGGCATTGGGTGCCAGCGACTGGAAGATCATCACCAAACACATGATTCCAAACTCACTCGCTCCGGTCATCGTCAACCTGACCCTTGGACTTGGTGGCGTCATTGTTTTGGAGGCGGCGCTTTCCTTTCTTGGCTTTGGGATCACCCCGCCGGTTCCCACCTGGGGGAATATGCTGCAAAACGTTCAGGAACGCATGTGGCAGCAGCCCTGGCTGGCGTTTTATCCCGGTTTGTGCATTTTCCTTACATCCCTGTCCTTTAACTACATTGGCGACGGCTTGCGCGACGCGCTCGACCCGCGCCTGAAACTTTAAATTCTGGAGAAGAGGAAAATGAAACGGTTACTTGCGGCATTAATTTTTGTGATGGTACTGGCGTTTACGTTATATGGTTGCTCAAGACCCGCGGAAGAAGCGGGCAAGACGGATGCTGAAATTGTCGCCGCCACCGCAACCACTCAAGCGCATCTCGACTCGCTTCCCGCCGATGTGCCCATTCATCCCCAGGCGGAGGAGTTAAAATTTGCCGCCTCCAATACCAGCATCACCTATGTGGTATTGGGCGATGTGGCCAAGATCTCAGATTACTACCGCTCAGACTTGGAAACCGAGGGGTGGACCAAGAGGGGAAACAGCCCCGAGAATCCCATCGGCGACGCGATCACCCTCCTGCGGGTCAAGCCGGATAAGAATATCTCTGTTACAATTCAGGGCATTCCCGAAAGCGACCGCGTCCGGGTTTTGATTACTCTCATCCTCAAGTAGTTAGGACAGGGCTTTTGTGAGCGGATCTTATCAGCAGAGCTCAGGAAGAACCGCTTCCGTCTTGAATTTTCTGATAACGATTTTCCTGGCGATTGTGGCATTTATCTACCTGAGCCTCACGGCGTATACAAAGGACGCCTTGTGGTTCTATCCGATCTTCGACTCTCAACCAGCCGTCGGGCTGGTGCGCTGTTATGGTGAGGAAGTTCCGCTTCAGGTAGGCTCTGAGGAATTGACCGCGATCACAGCCTTGGTGAATGAACAAATCTCCGGCGACAAGCGCTGGGATGAACTGAACCTTACCGATGAGACCTTCGAGTATTTCCAGACGAGCGACCAAATGATGCTCCTGGAACTGCGCTATGATGAACCTCAGCGCATCCACTCGTACAGTCCGTTCTTTTCAAACTTTGATACCCTGCTTATCCCGCTGGACGGACGTCATGCCGACAAGACCATCCTTTTCAGCCTGGTGCAGGGAAAACCCTCCGGCGGGTCCTTCCATTTGGAAACTTTTGCCCCGCTCCTGAGTTATATAGAAAATAACGACCTGTGCAAACGGAAATAAAATATCCTACCGACCAAGGAGATTTGGTTAACCGTGTCCGAGATCACTAAACCCCTTTTGGAAGTAAAGAACCTCAAGACATATTTCTACACTGAGGATGGCGTTGTCCGTGCTGTGGACGGCGTGGACTTCGAAGTCTACCCCGGCGAAGTGCTTGGCATCGTGGGTGAATCCGGGTGTGGCAAAAGCGTCACCTCTCTTTCCATCATGCGCCTGATCGGCATCCCCGGCAAGATCGTGGAGGGCGAAATCGTTTTCGACGGAAAAGACCTGGTCAAAGCCACGGAAGAGGAGATGATGCAAGTCCGCGGAAATCGCATCTCCATGATCTTTCAACAGCCGCAATCCGCCCTCAACCCTGTCTTCCGTGCCGGGGATCAAATCTCGGAAGTCCTGAACATTCACCAGGATTTCGGCAGGGAAGCCGGCCGTGAACGCGCAGTGGAACTGCTCAAATTGGTCGGCATCCCAGAGCCGGAACGGCGCGCCGATGCCTTCCCTCATGAACTTTCCGGGGGTATGTCGCAGCGCGTGATGATCGCCATGGCGCTTGCCTGCGTGCCCGACCTGCTGATCGCCGATGAACCAACCACTGCTCTGGATGTGACCATTCAGGCGCAGATCCTCGACCTCATGCGCGACATGAAGACCCAACTTGGCTCCGCCATGATGCTGATCACCCACGACCTCGGAGTGATCGCTGAGATGGCCAACCGTGTCGTGGTGATGTACGCAGGCGAGATCGTGGAACAATCCCCCGTGGCTTCCCTCTTCGATAAACCGCTTCATCCCTACACCCAGGGCTTGATCGGCTCGATACCCGTTCTGGGAGAGATCCGAGATCGTTTGGATGTCATCCCCGGCTCCGTCCCCAACCTGATCAATCTGCCGCAGGGATGCCGCTTCGCGCCGCGCTGCCGCGCCCGGGTGGAAAACAATCTCACCGTCTGCACCGACCAGCATCCCGCGCTCATTGACGTGGCAGAAGGTCACAAGGTTCGCTGCTGGTTATATCAAGATACCGAAGGGCACACCGCCCCAATGAAATCTGGAAAATAAAGGAATAAAGCACTCATGGATACGATGAACAAACAAGCACAACCAGACTTGTTGGTGGTGGATAAACTTGTCAAGTATTTCCCTGTGCGCTCGGGTCTGCTTCAACGGGTGACAGCCTGGGTCCAGGCTGTGGATAAGGTCAGTTTTGCCGTCAAGAGGGGCGAGACGCTTGGCATGGTCGGTGAGTCGGGATGCGGAAAAACAACCGTTGGACGAACCCTTTTGCGCTTGATCGAACCAACTGCCGGGGATGTGTACTTCGAAGGCAAGAATGTCTTGAAGATGGGCCAGCGCGAATTGAAACCCCTTCGGCGTGACATGCAGATCATCTTCCAGGATCCCTACGCCTCCCTGAACCCGCGCATGCCAATCGGCGAATCGGTGATGGAAGGCCTGCAGATACACAACATCGGGCGACCCAAGGAACGCTGGGAGATCGCCATCAACATGCTCAAGAAAGTGGGATTGGAGGAATATCATGCCAGGCGCTATCCGCATGAATTCTCCGGAGGGCAGCGACAGCGCATCGGCATAGCCCGCGCTCTTGCACTGAATCCCAAATTCATCGTCTGCGATGAGCCGGTTTCCGCGCTCGACGTTTCCATTCAGTCCCAGGTCTTGAACATTCTAAAAGACCTTCAATCCGAATTCGGGCTGACCTACCTCTTCATCGCCCATAACCTCAGCGTGGTCGAACATATATCGGACCGGGTGGCGGTAATGTACCTGGGCAAAATGGTCGAGTTGACGGACCGCGAATCCCTGTACCGCGAGCCGCTTCATCCATATACACAGGCGCTTCTCTCCGCGATCCCCATTCCCCACCCGAACGTGAAGCGCGATCGCACCATCCTCAAAGGCGATGTGCCGAGCCCGCTCAACCCGCCCAAGGGCTGCCGCTTCCATACCCGCTGCCCGATTGCGATCGACAAATGCTCGCAGGAGGAACCGGAGTTCAAGGAAATCAAACCGGGTCACTGGGTTGCATGTTGGAAAGCCGAATGAACTGCCAGAAACGAGACCGCGCGAGCGGTCTTGTTCTTATATAACCCCAAGATCGCGACACAATCCCTTTATAAAGACAACGGGGCGATACTGGTTATAATTACAGAATGATTCGAATCCGCAGGCAGGAAAAAATGAAAAAAACACTCATCCCGTATTTTTTGATTCTCGCGCTTGTTGCGATCCCGGCCTGCTTGAGCGCGCCCGGGCAAACGAGCACCCCCGATCCAGGCGTTGAATTGCAGATGACCCCGACGCAACAGGCTGATACACCAGGTGCGCTTACCGTTTGCATGGGGCAGGAGCCGAACAGTTTATACCCGTTCGGCGAGTTGAACTCCGCAGCGCGGAACGTTCTCGCCGCAATCTATGATGGACCGATGGACAATGTCGGCTACGAATACCAGCCTGTGATCCTCTCCCAATTGCCGTCGCTTGAAAACGAGGATGCACAAATCGTCAGTACAGACGTTCAGGCCGGAGATCGGGTGGTGGATGCGGAGGGAAATCTCGCCGAGTTGGCAGCCGGTTTGCGAGTCCGCCCTGCGGGTTGTCGCAATGACGATTGTGCCATCGCTTTTGACGGCGTTTCCACGCTCGAGATGGATCAAATGATCGTTACCTTCCGGCTGCGACCCGATCTCAACTGGTCGGACGGCGCGCCGCTCACCGCCGATGATTCCATTTACTCATTCGACCTGCACCGTGAAGCGAACATAAATTCCTTCCTGATCGAGCGCACGGAATCCTACGAAGCCGCCGACGCGCAGACCCTGCAATGGTTCGGGACCCCCGGTTACATCGATTCAACGTACTTCATGAACTTCTGGCAGCCAGCTCCAAAACATGTTTGGAGCGATTTCCCGGTCGATCAACTGTCCGAGGTGGATGTATCATCTCGCACACCGATGGGTTGGGGTCCTTACACCATACTTGAATGGATTCCCGGCGAGAGCATCATGCTTGAAATGAATCCCAATTATTTCCGGAATCAGGATGGATATCCAAAGACCGAACGGATTCGGATCCGCTTCATACCGGACCCGGACCTGGCTCTCTCCGAATTGATCGCCGGCCGCTGCGACCTGATCGATCCCACAGTAAATCTCGAAGATCACGTTGGGTTATTGGAGGAGATGCAAGCCGCGGACCAGGCTCAAATGTTCGTTGCAGCTGGCATGAGTATGGAATGGCTCGGGTTGGGCATCGTCCCTGCGTCGTATGATAACGGCTACGATATCCAAAGGGACAGGCAGAACTTCTTTGCCGATACATACACGCGCCAGGGGATCGCCTATTGCCTCGACCGGCAATCCATTGCGACCAATGTCCTGCAGGGTCTGACGGAAGTTCCCACGACCTACCTGCCCTCGGATCATCCTGCAGTCGATGCGGATGCCAGCGCCATCCCCTACGACCCGCAGATCGGCATCTCCCTCCTGGAACAGGCTGGCTGGCTGGACTCCGATGACGATCCCTCCACGCCGCGGCGCGCCATCAATGTAAAAAATGTAGCATATAACACGCCGTTGATTCTGAATTACAAAACCACATCCACCGCCCAGCGCAGGCAGGTGGTTGCGATTCTCGAGCGATCGCTGGCGGAATGCGGCATCGGTATCGAAGTGGAATTTATCTCCCCAACCGACCTCTACGCGCCTGGACCGGACGGTCCGTTATTTGGAAGGCAATTTGACCTGGCGCAGTTTGCACTGGGCGTGGAAGGAAGTGAACCGCCATGCAATTGGTTCATCGGGAGTGGCGTTCCATCCGATGCGAATTCATGGACCGGCTCGAATATCACCGGTTTCCGCAACGACGAATACGACTCGGCATGCCGCGCGGCACAAGCCTTCATGCGTGAAGATTCGTCGTACCTGGCTTCATACCGCCAAACCCAGATCATCCTGGGGGAACAATTGCCGGCGATTCCGTTGTATTCCCGCCTGCGTATCGCTGCCGCCCGGTCTGACCTCTGCGGGTTCGATCTCGATCCGACAGCAAACCCGCTATGGAACGTCGAAGCATTTGAGACCGGCGCCACCTGTCAAAACTGATGGGGGAAAGCCCTGTGAACTTTGCTATAATTTGCGCATCTTTTTCAGGTTGGATCTATTCTCCGATCCATACCTGAAATAAACTTCATCCTGCAGGTCATTATGATTCGCAATCTTTTACTTGTGGACGATCAACGCGATATTCTTCGGCTTCTGCGTTCCACGCTTGAAACCCTGAAGAACGAGGATATCAAGATTTACGAAGCCCAATCGGGGGAGGAGGCTTTGATCGAATCCACGCGCCACAAGATCGACATGCTGGTTTCCGATTACAAACTCCCCGGCATGAGCGGCGTGGAATTGATGCATAAAGTTCGCGCCCGCCATACGGATGTGAAGGTCATCTTTATCACAGGCATGACCGACCGAAAAACGCGGGATGAGATGCTCAACACCGGCGCGTTCGCCATTTTCGACAAACCCATCCCGATCGCCGATTTTCTCGACTCCGTGGAACGCGGCCTGGGTTTTGTTCAAACCATTTTTCCGCCGGAAAACGCCCTGCCTGGCATGGAGGAAGGTCCGCATCATGCCAGATTATCAGACCTGCTCGCAAATTTCAGGCAGGATTTCAAAGCCGACGCCCTTTTTCTGCTCAATGAACGCGGATTGATAAACGCCCGTACCGGCAGCCTGCACGATCCCAGCATGGAAGTTTCCCTTATTTCCACCTTAATGGCGATCCATAATACAAGTCTCAAAGTGGCGAAGCATAACCACCAGGAATCCATCGAGTCCTATCATGTCTTCAACGGCGGTGATCACGACCTTCTGTTTATCCCGGTCACGCCCATTTACGCTCTTCTTGTTGCGGGAAGGGGACTTGCCGACGATGAACAGCTCCTGGATACGATGCGCGGTTTGATGTCTCTGCGCGCGCAGGTGATCAAGGCGCTCGATCTCATGGGCGTGACAGGGGAATTGAAATTAAGAACTGCGCCTGCAGCGGCGCCGCCCGTTTCGGTGACGCCAAAAAAGACCACCGACCAGCTTGCCAAAGCGGCTCCTGCGCCTGAGATGGAGGCATTGTTGAAGAAGGCTCCGGGTGAAAAGGAGAAAGCAAAGTCTGCCGACGAATTTTGGGATGAAGCGGCACATGACCTTGGAAAAAAATCCACCAACCCCGAGGTGATCTCGCTTGAAGAGGCGAAGAAATTGGGCCTCATTCCAGGTGAGAAATAGAAGTGTGATACAATTTCGCCCGCACTGGGGCATGGTGCAATGGCAGCACACCAGCCTTTGGAGCTGTGGATCTTGGTTCGAATCCAGGTGCCCCAGCCAGGAGAGTCCGCACAGGCGGACGATTTTATCGAACGGGATTTGTCGCGGAGGATCGCTCGACCGCACAAATCCTGTTTTTATCTGAGGTGAATGCATGAAGATTACCGCCATCCTTCTCGCAGCCGGTCAGGGCACGCGCATGAAATCGGCTCTGCCGAAGGTATTGCATCCGATTGCGGGCAAGCCCATGATCTGGCATGCCCAGCAGGCGATCTCACACTCGACCACTGAGAAACCGGTTGTGGTCGTCGGTCACGGCGCAGAGGAAGTGAAAAACTATCTTGGCGATTCCGCCCAAACGGTCCTGCAGGAGCCGCAATTGGGGACAGGTCATGCCGTGATGCAGGCGGAATCGCTCCTGAAGGGGAAATCAGATCTTGTCGTTGTATGCTATGCAGATATGCCCCTGCTTCGCGGTGAAACGCTTCAAAAATTGGTGGATACCCAGAGGATGAATTCCGGCCCGATGTCCATTCTGACCGTGATCGCAGATGACCCGCGCGGATTTGGGCGCATCATCCGAAAAGGCGATGGCTCGGTGGCGGCAATCGTGGAGGAATATGTCGCAACGCCCGACCAGTTGCAGGTCAAGGAATTGAACGTTGGCGGGTATTGCTTCGACTCGAATTGGTTGTGGGACGCCATGCATCGTATTCCAAAGAATCCCAAAAAAGGCGAATATTACCTGACCGATACGGTGGAGCTTGCAGCAAATGAAGGTTTGCCGATCCACGCCACTGTGATGGACGATCTCGAAGAGACCATCGGCGTGAATACGCGTGTGCATCTCTCGGAAGTGGAAACCGCCATGCGCCGGCGCATCAATCAGTCCCATATGTTGAACGGAGTTACGATGATCGATCCGTCCTCTGTTTATATCGAAGCGGGTATCAGGATAGGCAGGGATACCGTGATCATGCCAAATACATTTTTGCATGGAAAGACCGAATTAGGGGAGCGAAATGTTGTCGGACCGAATACCATCATCCGCGATTCAAAGATCGGTAATGGCTGTAAGATCCTTTCATCCGTACTGGAAGGCGCCTTGCTTGAAAATGACGTGGATATGGGTCCCTTTGCACGGTTGAGGAAAGGCGCGCATTTGGGGAATCACGTCCATATGGGAAATTTTGGCGAAGTGAAGGACTCGCACCTTGAAGATGGTGTGAAGATGGGGCATTTCTCCTACATCGGCAACGCCAGGATCGGGGCG
This portion of the Anaerolineales bacterium genome encodes:
- the glmU gene encoding bifunctional UDP-N-acetylglucosamine diphosphorylase/glucosamine-1-phosphate N-acetyltransferase GlmU — its product is MKITAILLAAGQGTRMKSALPKVLHPIAGKPMIWHAQQAISHSTTEKPVVVVGHGAEEVKNYLGDSAQTVLQEPQLGTGHAVMQAESLLKGKSDLVVVCYADMPLLRGETLQKLVDTQRMNSGPMSILTVIADDPRGFGRIIRKGDGSVAAIVEEYVATPDQLQVKELNVGGYCFDSNWLWDAMHRIPKNPKKGEYYLTDTVELAANEGLPIHATVMDDLEETIGVNTRVHLSEVETAMRRRINQSHMLNGVTMIDPSSVYIEAGIRIGRDTVIMPNTFLHGKTELGERNVVGPNTIIRDSKIGNGCKILSSVLEGALLENDVDMGPFARLRKGAHLGNHVHMGNFGEVKDSHLEDGVKMGHFSYIGNARIGANTNIGAGTITCNYDGEKKHNTEIGEDVFIGSDTMLVAPLKLGDGARTGAGAVVTKDVADDTLVVGMPARAIRKLERKHRTK